From the Ruania alkalisoli genome, one window contains:
- a CDS encoding NAD(P)/FAD-dependent oxidoreductase, translating into MTTPLPPLPERVLVVGAGLAGLRTAAELRESGFTGHVRILGGEQHLPYDRPPLSKELLSRPDPVWLADDLAQDLLTLADDVRLGTRATRLDLGDLPAVETATGEHFEADAIVVATGSHAALPAHWSGVLTLHTLDDAARLRERLTPGSRLVIVGAGWIGAEVAGVAADVGCEVTVVEAGPSPLNRQLGPGLGARTTPWYAAQGVHLRTHATVASARDAVVTLDDGTRLEADTVLCAIGARPNSAWLADTLPLTASGHLPVDASGRTAHPGVWAVGDVAERVHPVFGPTPGGHWSAALLDPARLARALVGTAEDGRPEPAPYVYSTQLGHHLTVFGRLTDDQVTRGDPDSGPWTTLAFEGDRLTGAVIADAPREVAAVRKLLGRGELPRLDRALAVDTAVPLKKALVGTDER; encoded by the coding sequence GTGACCACACCGCTACCGCCACTCCCAGAACGTGTCCTCGTGGTGGGCGCCGGGCTCGCGGGCCTGCGCACTGCCGCCGAGCTACGCGAGTCCGGATTCACCGGACATGTGCGCATCCTCGGCGGCGAGCAGCATCTCCCCTACGACCGCCCACCGCTGTCGAAGGAGCTGCTGAGTCGCCCCGACCCGGTGTGGCTCGCCGACGACCTCGCGCAGGACCTCCTGACTCTGGCCGACGACGTCCGCCTCGGAACACGCGCCACGCGACTCGACCTGGGCGATCTCCCCGCCGTCGAGACCGCCACGGGCGAACACTTCGAGGCCGACGCCATCGTGGTGGCCACCGGATCCCACGCCGCCCTGCCCGCCCACTGGTCCGGTGTGCTCACCCTGCACACCCTCGACGACGCAGCTCGCCTGCGCGAGCGCCTCACCCCCGGCTCCCGGTTGGTGATCGTCGGGGCTGGGTGGATCGGCGCCGAGGTCGCCGGCGTCGCGGCGGACGTGGGATGTGAGGTCACGGTCGTCGAGGCCGGTCCCAGCCCCCTGAACCGCCAGCTCGGCCCCGGCCTGGGCGCCCGCACCACCCCCTGGTACGCCGCCCAGGGCGTCCACCTGCGCACTCACGCCACCGTGGCCAGCGCACGGGACGCCGTCGTGACCCTCGACGACGGAACCCGCCTGGAGGCCGACACGGTGCTGTGCGCTATCGGTGCGCGACCGAACTCGGCCTGGCTCGCGGATACTCTCCCGCTGACGGCGTCCGGTCACCTGCCGGTGGATGCCTCTGGGCGTACGGCTCACCCGGGCGTGTGGGCGGTGGGTGACGTGGCCGAGCGGGTGCACCCGGTGTTCGGGCCGACGCCCGGCGGGCACTGGTCGGCCGCGCTGCTGGACCCGGCGCGGCTCGCCCGGGCGCTTGTGGGAACAGCCGAGGATGGCCGGCCCGAGCCCGCCCCTTATGTGTACTCCACCCAGCTCGGCCACCATCTGACCGTGTTCGGGCGGCTGACCGACGATCAGGTCACCCGGGGCGATCCTGACAGCGGACCGTGGACAACGCTGGCGTTCGAAGGGGATCGGCTCACCGGTGCTGTGATCGCCGACGCCCCACGGGAGGTGGCGGCGGTGCGCAAACTGCTCGGGCGGGGGGAGTTGCCCCGGCTGGACCGTGCCCTCGCGGTGGATACGGCGGTGCCGTTGAAGAAGGCGCTCGTGGGTACCGACGAACGCTGA